A stretch of Prunus dulcis chromosome 6, ALMONDv2, whole genome shotgun sequence DNA encodes these proteins:
- the LOC117630169 gene encoding pentatricopeptide repeat-containing protein At1g63330-like: MRSSYGAIAKILRRGKTPLYFIRHQLAQTKLACLAEIYACTKLSKLLNTKKTIEPAFGLKLPKIFDNFEDKPVASGSIAQVHRLRATLRFRYPGQHTAIFIMSQVDLAREAAHLHPLVHPAVLVETYEQGECQVAKLKHYSAVISLYNQMGVSRIGHDVYTLTILINCYCHLNQMGFSLSVLGKFFKLGLEPDVFTFTTLINGFLLENRVAEAAGIFNKMIAGGNLQPDVVTYGTLVKGFCMKGNNSAAIQLLRKMEEGACKPDLVVYNTIIDSLCKDTLVDDAFNLFSEMMSKGFAPDVITYTSLIHGVCKLGEWKKATRLLNDMVSKNIFPDVVTFNILVDTLCKEGMVVEAEGVVEMMIQRDIDPNTVTYSSLMDGYCLRGQIGKAQNVFELMLSKGSMVNVVSYNTLIHGYCKLKKIDEAMMLFLDMSHRGLVADTITYNTLMDGFCKVGRLDDAQKLFSEMQACGQLPNVQTYSILLDGLCKNRQLSRAMQLFGEMEAKKLDINIVIYNILIEGLCIAGKIESARDLFCGLSSKGLQNVRTYNIMISGLCFAGLTSEAENLLIQMEEKGCSPDGWTFNTIIRGFIRNKQTSRAMVLIRTMVEKGFSADASTMELIVNLLSKEEVDPALLPLIKKSL; this comes from the exons ATGAGAAGCTCTTATGGAGCCATAGCTAAGATTCTGAGAAGAGGGAAAACACCCCTGTATTTTATCCGGCACCAGCTAGCACAGACAAAATTGGCATGCCTGGCCG AGATTTATGCATGCACCAAGCTCTCAAAGCTCTTGAACACCAAGAAAACTATCGAACCAGCGTTTGGCCTCAAGCTCCCTAAGatttttgataattttgaaGATAAACCTGTAGCATCTGGAAGTATTGCTCAAGTGCATCGATTGAGAGCTACTTTAAGGTTTAGGTACCCTGGTCAACATACAGCAATTTTTATCATGTCTCAAGTTGATCTTGCAAGGGAAGCTGCCCATTTGCATCCACTTGTGCATCCTGCTGTTTTGGTGGAAACTTATGAACAAGGGGAAT GTCAAGTtgcaaaattgaaacattaCTCGGCCGTCATCTCATTGTATAACCAAATGGGTGTGTCGAGGATTGGACATGATGTTTATACCCTAACCATACTCATAAATTGTTATTGTCATCTAAACCAAATGGGGTTTAGTTTATCTGTATTGGGGAAATTCTTCAAACTTGGTCTTGAACCAGATGTCTTTACCTTCACCACTCTAATCAACGGCTTTCTTCTCGAGAATAGAGTGGCGGAGGCAGCAggaattttcaacaaaatgaTTGCGGGAGGTAATCTTCAGCCTGATGTGGTTACTTATGGCACACTAGTAAAGGGCTTTTGCATGAAAGGTAACAACAGTGCTGCTATTCAGTTGCTTAGGAAGATGGAGGAAGGAGCTTGCAAGCCTGACCTAGTTGTCTATAACACAATCATCGACAGTCTTTGTAAGGATACACTAGTGGATGATGCATTTAACCTTTTCTCAGAAATGATGAGCAAGGGTTTTGCCCCAGATGTCATTACCTATACATCCTTGATTCATGGAGTTTGCAAATTAGGCGAGTGGAAAAAAGCTACAAGGTTGTTGAATGACATGGTGAGTAAAAATATCTTTCCAGATGTGGTCACGTTCAACATCTTGGTAGACACACTTTGTAAGGAGGGGATGGTCGTGGAAGCAGAAGGCGTAGTTGAAATGATGATTCAGAGAGATATTGATCCTAATACAGTTACGTACAGTTCACTCATGGATGGTTACTGTTTGCGAGGACAAATAGGAAAGGCACAAAATGTTTTTGAACTAATGCTTAGCAAGGGCTCGATGGTTAATGTTGTTAGTTACAACACATTGATACATGGATATTGTAAGcttaaaaaaatagatgagGCCATGATGCTTTTTCTGGATATGTCTCATAGGGGACTAGTTGCAGATACCATTACTTATAACACTCTTATGGACGGTTTTTGCAAAGTGGGTAGACTAGATGATGCACAAAAGTTGTTCTCCGAGATGCAAGCTTGTGGCCAGCTTCCAAATGTTCAAACTTATTCTATTTTACTGGATGGCCTGTGTAAAAACCGACAACTTTCTAGGGCAATGCAATTGTTTGGAGAGATGGAAGCGAAGAAGTTGGATATTAATATTGTGATTTATAATATTCTGATTGAAGGTTTGTGCATAGCTGGAAAAATTGAATCTGCAAGGGATCTGTTTTGTGGTTTATCATCAAAAGGACTTCAAAATGTGAGGACATACAATATAATGATCAGTGGACTCTGTTTCGCGGGCCTAACAAGTGAAGCAGAAAATTTGCTTATCCAAATGGAAGAGAAAGGCTGTTCTCCTGATGGTTGGACCTTTAACACAATTATCCGAGGGTTCATCCGTAATAAACAGACATCAAGGGCGATGGTGCTTATTCGAACAATGGTAGAGAAGGGTTTTTCTGCAGATGCATCAACAATGGAGTTGATAGTTAATTTACTGTCGAAAGAGGAAGTGGATCCTGCTTTGTTGCCTTTGATAAAAAAATCACTGTGA
- the LOC117629757 gene encoding L-ascorbate peroxidase, cytosolic produces the protein MGKSYPTVSEEYKKAIDKAKRKLRGFIAEKACAPLMLRIAWHSAGTYDSRTKTGGPFGTMKHAAEQSHGANAGLEIAVRLLEPIKQQFPILSYADFYQLAGVVAVEITGGPDVPFHPGREDKPEPPPEGRLPDATKGNDHLRDVFGKTMGLSDQDIVALSGGHTLGRCHKERSGFEGPWTPNPLIFDNSYFTVLLSGKYDGLLMLPTDTALLSDPVFRPLVEKYAADEDAFFADYAAAHQRLSELGFAEA, from the exons ATGGGGAAGAGCTACCCTACCGTGAGCGAAGAGTACAAGAAGGCCATCGACAAGGCCAAGAGGAAGCTCAGAGGCTTCATCGCCGAGAAGGCCTGCGCTCCACTCATGCTTCGTATCGC ATGGCATTCTGCTGGTACCTACGATTCGAGAACAAAGACCGGAGGCCCATTCGGAACTATGAAGCACGCAGCTGAGCAATCGCACGGGGCCAACGCTGGTCTCGAAATCGCTGTCAGGCTCTTGGAGCCCATCAAGCAACAGTTCCCAATTCTCTCTTACGCTGACTTCTAtcag TTGGCTGGTGTTGTTGCTGTTGAGATTACTGGTGGGCCTGATGTCCCCTTCCATCCAGGAAGAGAG GACAAGCCTGAGCCACCTCCAGAAGGCCGTCTTCCTGATGCTACCAAGG GTAATGACCATTTGAGGGATGTCTTTGGCAAAACCATGGGCCTCAGCGACCAGGATATTGTTGCTCTCTCTGGCGGTCACACTCTG GGAAGGTGCCACAAGGAGCGATCTGGATTTGAAGGACCCTGGACTCCCAACCCCCTTATCTTCGACAACTCGTATTTCAC GGTGCTCCTGAGTGGAAAGTATGATGGTCTTCTAATGCTTCCAACTGACACCGCCCTTCTGTCTGACCCTGTCTTCCGCCCTCTTGTTGAAAAATATGCTGCG GATGAAGATGCCTTCTTTGCTGATTACGCTGCAGCTCACCAGAGGCTTTCTGAGCTTGG GTTTGCTGAGGCCTAA
- the LOC117630792 gene encoding mitogen-activated protein kinase 3 produces MADVPPSSGDFPAVPSHGGQYIQYNIFGNLFEITNKYRPPIMPIGRGAYGIVCSVLNSETKEMVAMKKIANAFDNHMDAKRTLREIKLLRHLDHENVVAIRDVIPPPLRREFSDVYIATELMDTDLHQIIRSNQGLSEEHCQYFLYQILRGLKYIHSANVIHRDMKPSNLLLNANCDLKICDFGLARPTAENELLTEYVVTRWYRAPELLLNSSDYTAAIDVWSVGCIFMELMNRKPLFPGKDHVHQMRLLTELLGTPTESDLGFVRNEDARRYIRQLPPHPRQPLARLFPHVNPLAIDLIDRMLTFDPTKRITVEEALAHPYLERLHDVADEPICNEPFSFDFEQQPLGEEQMKDMIYREAIALNPEYA; encoded by the exons ATGGCCGACGTCCCTCCCAGCAGTGGCGATTTCCCGGCGGTTCCGTCGCACGGCGGCCAGTACATTCAGTACAACATCTTCGGCAACCTCTTCGAGATCACCAACAAGTACCGGCCTCCGATCATGCCGATCGGTCGCGGCGCGTATGGCATCGTTTG CTCGGTTTTGAACTCGGAGACTAAGGAGATGGTGGCGATGAAGAAAATCGCCAACGCCTTTGACAATCACATGGACGCCAAGCGCACGCTCCGGGAGATTAAGCTGCTTCGTCATTTGGATCATGAAAAT GTCGTAGCTATCAGGGATGTGATTCCTCCACCTTTGAGGAGAGAATTTTCGGACGTATACATTGCCACGGAACTCATGGATACTGACCTCCATCAAATTATTCGCTCGAATCAAGGTTTATCTGAGGAGCATTGTCAG TACTTTTTGTATCAGATTCTTCGAGGACTGAAATATATACATTCGGCAAATGTTATTCATAGAGACATGAAGCCCAGCAACCTCTTGTTGAATGCCAATTGCGATCTTAagatatgtgattttggcctcgCTCGTCCCACTGCAGAGAATGAGTTATTGACAGAGTATGTTGTTACCAGATGGTACAGGGCACCTGAGCTTCTGTTGAACTCTTCAGATTACACTGCTGCAATAGATGTGTGGTCTGTAGGCTGCATCTTTATGGAGCTTATGAATAGGAAGCCTTTGTTTCCAGGCAAAGATCATGTGCATCAGATGCGCCTATTGACAGAG CTTCTTGGGACACCAACTGAGTCTGATCTTGGGTTTGTACGGAATGAGGATGCTAGAAGATATATACGGCAGCTCCCCCCGCATCCTCGTCAGCCATTGGCGAGGCTTTTCCCACACGTTAATCCGCTGGCCATTGATCTCATTGATAGAATGTTGACATTTGATCCTACTAAAAGGATAACTG TTGAAGAAGCATTGGCTCATCCTTACCTGGAAAGACTACATGACGTAGCTGATGAACCAATCTGCAATGAGCCTTTCTCCTTTGATTTTGAGCAACAACCCTTGGGAGAAGAGCAAATGAAAGATATGATTTACAGAGAGGCTATAGCACTCAACCCAGAGTATGCTTGA
- the LOC117631829 gene encoding protein NRT1/ PTR FAMILY 2.6-like, whose product MCLTLAAGGWQSNLIVYLIQEYNVKSIVAAQVSNAVNGCTCLFPIIGAIIADSFSGCFPVILISSCISFLGLVLLVLTATLDSLRPPSCDDGLSLCETPSESQFAVLYAGIALASIGLGGTRFTTATMGANQFDKPEEQGIFFNWFFFAMYTTSVISSTAIVYIEDNVSWGLGYGLCALVNLIGLLIFLSGSNFYRRDKPQGSPFVNIVRVLVASIRKRNVLLSSRSEDYHYHNDGEAKMVPETHKKSLSFLNGAALKTEGDLKPDGSIAKPWSLCTFQQVEDLKTVIRIFPLWSSGLFISTPIAIQGSLTALQALTMDRRIVSHFKIPVGSLPVLVLLSTCISLPIIDRFLYPVWQKLTNQSPTPLLRLGIGHVLNIISMVVSALVESRRLKTAHSSKLPMLVMWLFPQLALVGIGEAFHFPGQLQLCYQEFPVSLRGTATAMVAMILGIAFYTGTALIGLVRRVTGWLPDDINQGRLDNVYWMVVVIGVLNFGYYLSCAQLYKHQNVSEGIEGSSGS is encoded by the exons ATGTGCTTGACACTTGCTGCTGGAGGATGGCAATCAAATTTGATTGTGTATCTGATTCAGGAATATAACGTGAAGAGCATTGTTGCTGCTCAGGTTTCAAATGCAGTTAATGGTTGCACTTGTTTATTTCCAATCATTGGAGCAATTATTGCGGACTCTTTTTCCGGCTGCTTCCCTGTCATCTTGATCTCTTCTTGTATCTCTTTTCTG GGACTGGTCCTATTAGTTTTGACTGCAACTCTAGACTCCTTGAGGCCTCCTTCATGTGATGACGGATTAAGCTTGTGTGAAACACCATCAGAATCTCAGTTTGCAGTTCTCTATGCCGGTATAGCTCTGGCATCGATTGGACTCGGAGGCACTCGCTTTACTACAGCAACAATGGGTGCAAACCAATTTGATAAACCAGAAGAGCAAGGGATTTTCTTTAACTGGTTTTTCTTTGCAATGTATACAACTTCTGTTATAAGTTCTACAGCCATTGTGTATATTGAGGACAATGTCAGTTGGGGCTTGGGATATGGCCTATGTGCTCTTGTCAATTTGATTGGTTTACTCATTTTCTTATCGGGAAGCAATTTCTATCGTCGGGATAAGCCACAAGGCAGCCCATTTGTGAATATAGTTCGTGTTCTCGTTGCAAGCATCCGGAAAAGGAATGTTCTGCTCTCATCCAGAAGCGAGGATTATCACTACCACAATGATGGAGAGGCAAAAATGGTTCCTGAGACACATAAAAAGAGCTTGAG CTTTCTAAATGGTGCAGCCCTGAAAACTGAAGGCGACTTGAAACCTGATGGCTCAATTGCAAAGCCATGGAGCCTGTGCACATTCCAACAAGTAGAAGATCTCAAAACTGTCATTAGAATTTTCCCTTTGTGGTCATCCGGTCTATTTATAAGCACCCCAATAGCAATCCAAGGCAGCTTAACAGCCCTCCAAGCTCTAACCATGGACCGTCGCATCGTGTCACATTTCAAAATCCCAGTTGGATCTTTGCCAGTCTTGGTTCTACTATCTACTTGCATCTCTCTCCCAATAATTGATCGCTTCCTATATCCCGTATGGCAAAAACTGACCAATCAATCTCCAACTCCCCTCCTAAGACTAGGAATAGGCCATGTCCTAAATATCATAAGCATGGTTGTTTCAGCATTAGTGGAGTCAAGGCGTCTCAAAACAGCCCACAGCTCCAAGCTGCCAATGTTGGTTATGTGGTTATTCCCACAGCTGGCCTTAGTTGGCATTGGTGAAGCCTTCCATTTTCCGGGGCAACTTCAGTTGTGCTATCAAGAATTTCCAGTGTCGCTTCGAGGCACAGCGACTGCAATGGTTGCAATGATATTAGGCATTGCTTTCTACACGGGCACGGCTCTGATTGGTCTTGTCCGGAGGGTTACAGGGTGGTTGCCGGATGATATAAACCAAGGGAGGCTTGACAATGTGTACTGGATGGTA gttGTGATTGGTGTGCTGAATTTCGGTTATTACTTGTCATGTGCCCAGTTGTACAAGCATCAGAATGTTAGTGAGGGGATAGAAGGTAGTTCAGGCTCCTGA